A genomic region of Cannabis sativa cultivar Pink pepper isolate KNU-18-1 chromosome 1, ASM2916894v1, whole genome shotgun sequence contains the following coding sequences:
- the LOC115706120 gene encoding uncharacterized protein LOC115706120 isoform X1 codes for MPKSNHEKQDQRSNSSMEDSSMTIEFLRARLLAERSVSKSARQRAEELAKRVEELEEQLRIVSIQRRMAEKATVDVLTILENQGISDTSEAFDSSSDQEAHRESHEGDHYPTQEEHFTSRRQSNLEEFSGSDRDASPVSGRSLSWKGRSKSPRSHEKYKNPSTRRRNAFSSLGSSSSSSRHHFGKSCRQIRRRETSGLLLCLHRTVVEEHKTEPIKFDSQDNGFASATPPEDVLDSSDSRSGTVRKCSESKKVLSEGPLSGGVESQRINNHIDVNGHGKDRDMKKALEDQAHLIDQYEEMEKAQNEWEEKFRENNISTPDSYDPGNHSDITEERDEVKPQTLPNNETDISEPEEAKPKEIDLSKLQPNGILAPSHAEMVEDQTSSRTNSAGSRSPAQEFAFPTASERGIQQSEDNHDCQPSEILCQDPSLHGPLSNRSLVSNSSELGSSSHEREASEGQNDHYALVPHNQPNALGGVLDALKQAKLSLHQKINRLPPDGRITVKKSTEQSPFDTRIGDRTEIPTGCSGLFRLPTDFSAEVNTRVNFLSSGSHLAPYYPDNRVAVTAPDRFVSTPYMENQAGFRTDDRFFSSGSLPSGSRASTLNSRYDPYLNNGFNRYNYTSHPPYPPFPDLMRHIPSDEGLLRPFPSSSRPYESPVDGSPLYSDQAGPNMYR; via the exons ATGCCTAAATCCAATCACGAAAAGCAAGATCAAAG GAGTAATTCTAGTATGGAGGATTCCTCTATGACAATTGAATTCCTCCGTGCACGGTTGCTTGCCGAGAGGTCTGTGTCGAAAAGTGCTAGACAAAGAGCTGAAGAACTCGCAAAAAGG GTAGAGGAGCTGGAGGAACAACTTAGAATTGTTTCTATTCAAAGAAGAATGGCTGAGAAAGCCACAGTAGACGTCCTCACCATTTTGGAGAATCAGGGAATTAGTGACACTTCTGAGGCATTTGATTCAAGTTCTGATCAGGAAGCCCACCGGGAATCCCATGAGGGTGATCATTACCCAACTCAAGAGGAGCACTTCACTTCTAGGAGACAAAGTAACTTGGAGGAGTTTTCTGGTTCTGATCGTGATGCATCTCCGGTATCTGGTAGAAGCTTGTCTTGGAAAGGTCGTAGTAAGTCTCCACGTTCCCACGAAAAATACAAGAATCCATCTACAAGAAGGCGGAATGCTTTTTCATCCCTgggctcttcttcttcttcttcgagaCATCATTTCGGTAAATCTTGCCGCCAAATAAGACGCAGAGAAACAAG TGGTTTACTGCTTTGTCTTCACAGGACAGTGGTTGAGGAGCACAAAACAGAGCCTATCAAGTTTGATTCTCAAGACAATGGATTTGCTAGTGCTACCCCACCAGAAGATGTTCTAGATAGCTCAGATTCAAGATCAGGAACAGTGAGAAAATGTTCTGAAAGCAAGAAGGTATTATCAGAGGGTCCTCTTTCTGGTGGTGTAGAAAGTCAACGAATCAATAATCATATTGATGTCAATGGCCATGGGAAGGACAGAGACATGAAAAAAGCATTAGAAGACCAGGCACATCTTATTGACCAATATGAAGAGATGGAAAAGGCTCAAAATGAATGGGAAGAGAAGTTCAGAGAAAATAACATTAGCACACCG GATTCATATGACCCTGGAAACCACTCAGATATAACTGAGGAAAGAGATGAGGTCAAGCCTCAAACACTTCCCAATAATGAGACAGATATCTCAGAACCTGAAGAGGCAAAGCCAAAGGAAATAGATTTATCCAAACTGCAGCCTAATGGTATTTTAGCACCTTCACATGCTGAGATGGTAGAGGATCAAACAAGCAGCAGAACCAATTCTGCTGGTTCCAGATCTCCAGCTCAAGAATTTGCATTTCCTACAGCTAGCGAAAGGGGAATCCAACAGAGTGAGGATAACCATGATTGTCAACCATCAGAAATCCTCTGCCAGGACCCATCTTTGCATGGGCCACTGAGCAACCGGTCTTTAGTTAGCAATTCATCCGAGTTAGGCAGCAGTTCCCATGAAAGAGAGGCTTCAGAAGGCCAAAATGATCACTATGCATTAGTACCTCACAACCAACCTAATGCTTTAGGTGGTGTGTTGGATGCACTCAAACAGGCAAAGTTATCACTACATCAGAAAATCAATAGATTGCCACCAGACGGCAGAATTACTGTTAAAAAATCCACTGAACAATCTCCATTTGATACAAGAATCGGGGACAGAACAGAGATCCCCACTGGGTGTAGTGGACTTTTCAGATTACCAACTGATTTCTCTGCTGAAGTAAATACACGAGTCAACTTTCTCAGTTCTGGATCTCACTTAGCACCATATTATCCTGATAATAGAGTTGCAGTAACTGCTCCTGATCGATTTGTTTCAACGCCTTACATGGAAAATCAAGCAGGATTTCGAACCGATGATCGCTTCTTCTCAAGTGGCTCTTTACCGTCTGGGTCAAGAGCTTCTACTTTAAATTCACGTTACGATCCTTACTTGAATAATGGTTTCAATAGATACAACTATACTTCCCATCCCCCCTATCCCCCTTTCCCTGATTTAATGCGGCATATACCCTCAGATGAAGGATTACTAAGACCCTTTCCCAGTAGCAGTAGGCCATATGAGTCACCTGTAGATGGATCACCATTATATAGTGATCAAGCTGGACCTAATATGTATAGGTAG
- the LOC115706120 gene encoding uncharacterized protein LOC115706120 isoform X3, whose translation MPKSNHEKQDQRSNSSMEDSSMTIEFLRARLLAERSVSKSARQRAEELAKRVEELEEQLRIVSIQRRMAEKATVDVLTILENQGISDTSEAFDSSSDQEAHRESHEGDHYPTQEEHFTSRRQSNLEEFSGSDRDASPVSGRSLSWKGRSKSPRSHEKYKNPSTRRRNAFSSLGSSSSSSRHHFGKSCRQIRRRETRTVVEEHKTEPIKFDSQDNGFASATPPEDVLDSSDSRSGTVRKCSESKKVLSEGPLSGGVESQRINNHIDVNGHGKDRDMKKALEDQAHLIDQYEEMEKAQNEWEEKFRENNISTPDSYDPGNHSDITEERDEVKPQTLPNNETDISEPEEAKPKEIDLSKLQPNGILAPSHAEMVEDQTSSRTNSAGSRSPAQEFAFPTASERGIQQSEDNHDCQPSEILCQDPSLHGPLSNRSLVSNSSELGSSSHEREASEGQNDHYALVPHNQPNALGGVLDALKQAKLSLHQKINRLPPDGRITVKKSTEQSPFDTRIGDRTEIPTGCSGLFRLPTDFSAEVNTRVNFLSSGSHLAPYYPDNRVAVTAPDRFVSTPYMENQAGFRTDDRFFSSGSLPSGSRASTLNSRYDPYLNNGFNRYNYTSHPPYPPFPDLMRHIPSDEGLLRPFPSSSRPYESPVDGSPLYSDQAGPNMYR comes from the exons ATGCCTAAATCCAATCACGAAAAGCAAGATCAAAG GAGTAATTCTAGTATGGAGGATTCCTCTATGACAATTGAATTCCTCCGTGCACGGTTGCTTGCCGAGAGGTCTGTGTCGAAAAGTGCTAGACAAAGAGCTGAAGAACTCGCAAAAAGG GTAGAGGAGCTGGAGGAACAACTTAGAATTGTTTCTATTCAAAGAAGAATGGCTGAGAAAGCCACAGTAGACGTCCTCACCATTTTGGAGAATCAGGGAATTAGTGACACTTCTGAGGCATTTGATTCAAGTTCTGATCAGGAAGCCCACCGGGAATCCCATGAGGGTGATCATTACCCAACTCAAGAGGAGCACTTCACTTCTAGGAGACAAAGTAACTTGGAGGAGTTTTCTGGTTCTGATCGTGATGCATCTCCGGTATCTGGTAGAAGCTTGTCTTGGAAAGGTCGTAGTAAGTCTCCACGTTCCCACGAAAAATACAAGAATCCATCTACAAGAAGGCGGAATGCTTTTTCATCCCTgggctcttcttcttcttcttcgagaCATCATTTCGGTAAATCTTGCCGCCAAATAAGACGCAGAGAAACAAG GACAGTGGTTGAGGAGCACAAAACAGAGCCTATCAAGTTTGATTCTCAAGACAATGGATTTGCTAGTGCTACCCCACCAGAAGATGTTCTAGATAGCTCAGATTCAAGATCAGGAACAGTGAGAAAATGTTCTGAAAGCAAGAAGGTATTATCAGAGGGTCCTCTTTCTGGTGGTGTAGAAAGTCAACGAATCAATAATCATATTGATGTCAATGGCCATGGGAAGGACAGAGACATGAAAAAAGCATTAGAAGACCAGGCACATCTTATTGACCAATATGAAGAGATGGAAAAGGCTCAAAATGAATGGGAAGAGAAGTTCAGAGAAAATAACATTAGCACACCG GATTCATATGACCCTGGAAACCACTCAGATATAACTGAGGAAAGAGATGAGGTCAAGCCTCAAACACTTCCCAATAATGAGACAGATATCTCAGAACCTGAAGAGGCAAAGCCAAAGGAAATAGATTTATCCAAACTGCAGCCTAATGGTATTTTAGCACCTTCACATGCTGAGATGGTAGAGGATCAAACAAGCAGCAGAACCAATTCTGCTGGTTCCAGATCTCCAGCTCAAGAATTTGCATTTCCTACAGCTAGCGAAAGGGGAATCCAACAGAGTGAGGATAACCATGATTGTCAACCATCAGAAATCCTCTGCCAGGACCCATCTTTGCATGGGCCACTGAGCAACCGGTCTTTAGTTAGCAATTCATCCGAGTTAGGCAGCAGTTCCCATGAAAGAGAGGCTTCAGAAGGCCAAAATGATCACTATGCATTAGTACCTCACAACCAACCTAATGCTTTAGGTGGTGTGTTGGATGCACTCAAACAGGCAAAGTTATCACTACATCAGAAAATCAATAGATTGCCACCAGACGGCAGAATTACTGTTAAAAAATCCACTGAACAATCTCCATTTGATACAAGAATCGGGGACAGAACAGAGATCCCCACTGGGTGTAGTGGACTTTTCAGATTACCAACTGATTTCTCTGCTGAAGTAAATACACGAGTCAACTTTCTCAGTTCTGGATCTCACTTAGCACCATATTATCCTGATAATAGAGTTGCAGTAACTGCTCCTGATCGATTTGTTTCAACGCCTTACATGGAAAATCAAGCAGGATTTCGAACCGATGATCGCTTCTTCTCAAGTGGCTCTTTACCGTCTGGGTCAAGAGCTTCTACTTTAAATTCACGTTACGATCCTTACTTGAATAATGGTTTCAATAGATACAACTATACTTCCCATCCCCCCTATCCCCCTTTCCCTGATTTAATGCGGCATATACCCTCAGATGAAGGATTACTAAGACCCTTTCCCAGTAGCAGTAGGCCATATGAGTCACCTGTAGATGGATCACCATTATATAGTGATCAAGCTGGACCTAATATGTATAGGTAG
- the LOC115706120 gene encoding uncharacterized protein LOC115706120 isoform X2 codes for MPKSNHEKQDQSMEDSSMTIEFLRARLLAERSVSKSARQRAEELAKRVEELEEQLRIVSIQRRMAEKATVDVLTILENQGISDTSEAFDSSSDQEAHRESHEGDHYPTQEEHFTSRRQSNLEEFSGSDRDASPVSGRSLSWKGRSKSPRSHEKYKNPSTRRRNAFSSLGSSSSSSRHHFGKSCRQIRRRETSGLLLCLHRTVVEEHKTEPIKFDSQDNGFASATPPEDVLDSSDSRSGTVRKCSESKKVLSEGPLSGGVESQRINNHIDVNGHGKDRDMKKALEDQAHLIDQYEEMEKAQNEWEEKFRENNISTPDSYDPGNHSDITEERDEVKPQTLPNNETDISEPEEAKPKEIDLSKLQPNGILAPSHAEMVEDQTSSRTNSAGSRSPAQEFAFPTASERGIQQSEDNHDCQPSEILCQDPSLHGPLSNRSLVSNSSELGSSSHEREASEGQNDHYALVPHNQPNALGGVLDALKQAKLSLHQKINRLPPDGRITVKKSTEQSPFDTRIGDRTEIPTGCSGLFRLPTDFSAEVNTRVNFLSSGSHLAPYYPDNRVAVTAPDRFVSTPYMENQAGFRTDDRFFSSGSLPSGSRASTLNSRYDPYLNNGFNRYNYTSHPPYPPFPDLMRHIPSDEGLLRPFPSSSRPYESPVDGSPLYSDQAGPNMYR; via the exons ATGCCTAAATCCAATCACGAAAAGCAAGATCAAAG TATGGAGGATTCCTCTATGACAATTGAATTCCTCCGTGCACGGTTGCTTGCCGAGAGGTCTGTGTCGAAAAGTGCTAGACAAAGAGCTGAAGAACTCGCAAAAAGG GTAGAGGAGCTGGAGGAACAACTTAGAATTGTTTCTATTCAAAGAAGAATGGCTGAGAAAGCCACAGTAGACGTCCTCACCATTTTGGAGAATCAGGGAATTAGTGACACTTCTGAGGCATTTGATTCAAGTTCTGATCAGGAAGCCCACCGGGAATCCCATGAGGGTGATCATTACCCAACTCAAGAGGAGCACTTCACTTCTAGGAGACAAAGTAACTTGGAGGAGTTTTCTGGTTCTGATCGTGATGCATCTCCGGTATCTGGTAGAAGCTTGTCTTGGAAAGGTCGTAGTAAGTCTCCACGTTCCCACGAAAAATACAAGAATCCATCTACAAGAAGGCGGAATGCTTTTTCATCCCTgggctcttcttcttcttcttcgagaCATCATTTCGGTAAATCTTGCCGCCAAATAAGACGCAGAGAAACAAG TGGTTTACTGCTTTGTCTTCACAGGACAGTGGTTGAGGAGCACAAAACAGAGCCTATCAAGTTTGATTCTCAAGACAATGGATTTGCTAGTGCTACCCCACCAGAAGATGTTCTAGATAGCTCAGATTCAAGATCAGGAACAGTGAGAAAATGTTCTGAAAGCAAGAAGGTATTATCAGAGGGTCCTCTTTCTGGTGGTGTAGAAAGTCAACGAATCAATAATCATATTGATGTCAATGGCCATGGGAAGGACAGAGACATGAAAAAAGCATTAGAAGACCAGGCACATCTTATTGACCAATATGAAGAGATGGAAAAGGCTCAAAATGAATGGGAAGAGAAGTTCAGAGAAAATAACATTAGCACACCG GATTCATATGACCCTGGAAACCACTCAGATATAACTGAGGAAAGAGATGAGGTCAAGCCTCAAACACTTCCCAATAATGAGACAGATATCTCAGAACCTGAAGAGGCAAAGCCAAAGGAAATAGATTTATCCAAACTGCAGCCTAATGGTATTTTAGCACCTTCACATGCTGAGATGGTAGAGGATCAAACAAGCAGCAGAACCAATTCTGCTGGTTCCAGATCTCCAGCTCAAGAATTTGCATTTCCTACAGCTAGCGAAAGGGGAATCCAACAGAGTGAGGATAACCATGATTGTCAACCATCAGAAATCCTCTGCCAGGACCCATCTTTGCATGGGCCACTGAGCAACCGGTCTTTAGTTAGCAATTCATCCGAGTTAGGCAGCAGTTCCCATGAAAGAGAGGCTTCAGAAGGCCAAAATGATCACTATGCATTAGTACCTCACAACCAACCTAATGCTTTAGGTGGTGTGTTGGATGCACTCAAACAGGCAAAGTTATCACTACATCAGAAAATCAATAGATTGCCACCAGACGGCAGAATTACTGTTAAAAAATCCACTGAACAATCTCCATTTGATACAAGAATCGGGGACAGAACAGAGATCCCCACTGGGTGTAGTGGACTTTTCAGATTACCAACTGATTTCTCTGCTGAAGTAAATACACGAGTCAACTTTCTCAGTTCTGGATCTCACTTAGCACCATATTATCCTGATAATAGAGTTGCAGTAACTGCTCCTGATCGATTTGTTTCAACGCCTTACATGGAAAATCAAGCAGGATTTCGAACCGATGATCGCTTCTTCTCAAGTGGCTCTTTACCGTCTGGGTCAAGAGCTTCTACTTTAAATTCACGTTACGATCCTTACTTGAATAATGGTTTCAATAGATACAACTATACTTCCCATCCCCCCTATCCCCCTTTCCCTGATTTAATGCGGCATATACCCTCAGATGAAGGATTACTAAGACCCTTTCCCAGTAGCAGTAGGCCATATGAGTCACCTGTAGATGGATCACCATTATATAGTGATCAAGCTGGACCTAATATGTATAGGTAG
- the LOC115706120 gene encoding uncharacterized protein LOC115706120 isoform X4, which yields MPKSNHEKQDQSMEDSSMTIEFLRARLLAERSVSKSARQRAEELAKRVEELEEQLRIVSIQRRMAEKATVDVLTILENQGISDTSEAFDSSSDQEAHRESHEGDHYPTQEEHFTSRRQSNLEEFSGSDRDASPVSGRSLSWKGRSKSPRSHEKYKNPSTRRRNAFSSLGSSSSSSRHHFGKSCRQIRRRETRTVVEEHKTEPIKFDSQDNGFASATPPEDVLDSSDSRSGTVRKCSESKKVLSEGPLSGGVESQRINNHIDVNGHGKDRDMKKALEDQAHLIDQYEEMEKAQNEWEEKFRENNISTPDSYDPGNHSDITEERDEVKPQTLPNNETDISEPEEAKPKEIDLSKLQPNGILAPSHAEMVEDQTSSRTNSAGSRSPAQEFAFPTASERGIQQSEDNHDCQPSEILCQDPSLHGPLSNRSLVSNSSELGSSSHEREASEGQNDHYALVPHNQPNALGGVLDALKQAKLSLHQKINRLPPDGRITVKKSTEQSPFDTRIGDRTEIPTGCSGLFRLPTDFSAEVNTRVNFLSSGSHLAPYYPDNRVAVTAPDRFVSTPYMENQAGFRTDDRFFSSGSLPSGSRASTLNSRYDPYLNNGFNRYNYTSHPPYPPFPDLMRHIPSDEGLLRPFPSSSRPYESPVDGSPLYSDQAGPNMYR from the exons ATGCCTAAATCCAATCACGAAAAGCAAGATCAAAG TATGGAGGATTCCTCTATGACAATTGAATTCCTCCGTGCACGGTTGCTTGCCGAGAGGTCTGTGTCGAAAAGTGCTAGACAAAGAGCTGAAGAACTCGCAAAAAGG GTAGAGGAGCTGGAGGAACAACTTAGAATTGTTTCTATTCAAAGAAGAATGGCTGAGAAAGCCACAGTAGACGTCCTCACCATTTTGGAGAATCAGGGAATTAGTGACACTTCTGAGGCATTTGATTCAAGTTCTGATCAGGAAGCCCACCGGGAATCCCATGAGGGTGATCATTACCCAACTCAAGAGGAGCACTTCACTTCTAGGAGACAAAGTAACTTGGAGGAGTTTTCTGGTTCTGATCGTGATGCATCTCCGGTATCTGGTAGAAGCTTGTCTTGGAAAGGTCGTAGTAAGTCTCCACGTTCCCACGAAAAATACAAGAATCCATCTACAAGAAGGCGGAATGCTTTTTCATCCCTgggctcttcttcttcttcttcgagaCATCATTTCGGTAAATCTTGCCGCCAAATAAGACGCAGAGAAACAAG GACAGTGGTTGAGGAGCACAAAACAGAGCCTATCAAGTTTGATTCTCAAGACAATGGATTTGCTAGTGCTACCCCACCAGAAGATGTTCTAGATAGCTCAGATTCAAGATCAGGAACAGTGAGAAAATGTTCTGAAAGCAAGAAGGTATTATCAGAGGGTCCTCTTTCTGGTGGTGTAGAAAGTCAACGAATCAATAATCATATTGATGTCAATGGCCATGGGAAGGACAGAGACATGAAAAAAGCATTAGAAGACCAGGCACATCTTATTGACCAATATGAAGAGATGGAAAAGGCTCAAAATGAATGGGAAGAGAAGTTCAGAGAAAATAACATTAGCACACCG GATTCATATGACCCTGGAAACCACTCAGATATAACTGAGGAAAGAGATGAGGTCAAGCCTCAAACACTTCCCAATAATGAGACAGATATCTCAGAACCTGAAGAGGCAAAGCCAAAGGAAATAGATTTATCCAAACTGCAGCCTAATGGTATTTTAGCACCTTCACATGCTGAGATGGTAGAGGATCAAACAAGCAGCAGAACCAATTCTGCTGGTTCCAGATCTCCAGCTCAAGAATTTGCATTTCCTACAGCTAGCGAAAGGGGAATCCAACAGAGTGAGGATAACCATGATTGTCAACCATCAGAAATCCTCTGCCAGGACCCATCTTTGCATGGGCCACTGAGCAACCGGTCTTTAGTTAGCAATTCATCCGAGTTAGGCAGCAGTTCCCATGAAAGAGAGGCTTCAGAAGGCCAAAATGATCACTATGCATTAGTACCTCACAACCAACCTAATGCTTTAGGTGGTGTGTTGGATGCACTCAAACAGGCAAAGTTATCACTACATCAGAAAATCAATAGATTGCCACCAGACGGCAGAATTACTGTTAAAAAATCCACTGAACAATCTCCATTTGATACAAGAATCGGGGACAGAACAGAGATCCCCACTGGGTGTAGTGGACTTTTCAGATTACCAACTGATTTCTCTGCTGAAGTAAATACACGAGTCAACTTTCTCAGTTCTGGATCTCACTTAGCACCATATTATCCTGATAATAGAGTTGCAGTAACTGCTCCTGATCGATTTGTTTCAACGCCTTACATGGAAAATCAAGCAGGATTTCGAACCGATGATCGCTTCTTCTCAAGTGGCTCTTTACCGTCTGGGTCAAGAGCTTCTACTTTAAATTCACGTTACGATCCTTACTTGAATAATGGTTTCAATAGATACAACTATACTTCCCATCCCCCCTATCCCCCTTTCCCTGATTTAATGCGGCATATACCCTCAGATGAAGGATTACTAAGACCCTTTCCCAGTAGCAGTAGGCCATATGAGTCACCTGTAGATGGATCACCATTATATAGTGATCAAGCTGGACCTAATATGTATAGGTAG